The Schistocerca serialis cubense isolate TAMUIC-IGC-003099 chromosome 10, iqSchSeri2.2, whole genome shotgun sequence genome includes a region encoding these proteins:
- the LOC126424644 gene encoding uncharacterized protein LOC126424644 has translation MYEDEDDDDLIVGTLERSFEDHRVMRRVSAWLLVLGVGVLGAVAEGPVPYPGVPLPPPSVDPGAPYTHYGPADPGFTIQTGYEGFLVPVEQQLHSLLPPGPWNAFTSVFLHFLPKFGLKLIGTVGLWLLGFSLVVLLGGGFTVAVCTFTPLCTLTFLGFPFGRAQVRESVRAFLEDDRLTQAAAFVTEALEKYSKMNAKAGKSFGEKANSLDKEDGGKANSLNKEDKKKA, from the coding sequence atgAGGCGAGTGTCGGCGTGGCTGCTGGTTCTGGGGGTGGGCGTGCTGGGGGCGGTGGCCGAGGGGCCGGTGCCGTACCCTGGCGTGCCGCTGCCGCCGCCCTCGGTGGACCCCGGGGCGCCCTACACGCACTACGGCCCCGCCGACCCCGGCTTCACCATCCAGACCGGCTACGAGGGCTTCCTGGTGCCCGTGGAGCAGCAGCTGCACTCGCTGCTGCCGCCCGGCCCCTGGAACGCCTTCACCTCCGTCTTCCTGCACTTCCTGCCCAAGTTCGGTCTCAAGCTGATCGGCACGGTCGGCCTGTGGCTGCTGGGCTTCTCGCTGGTGGTGCTGCTGGGCGGCGGCTTCACCGTCGCCGTCTGCACCTTCACGCCGCTCTGCACGCTCACCTTCCTGGGGTTCCCCTTCGGCAGGGCGCAGGTGCGCGAGTCCGTGAGGGCCTTCCTCGAGGACGACCGACTCACCCAGGCGGCCGCCTTCGTCACCGAGGCCCTCGAGAAGTACAGCAAAATGAACGCCAAGGCGGGGAAGTCCTTCGGCGAGAAGGCCAACTCCCTCGACAAGGAAGATGGCGGTAAGGCCAACTCCCTCAACAAAGAAGACAAAAAGAAAGCCTGA